In Malania oleifera isolate guangnan ecotype guangnan chromosome 8, ASM2987363v1, whole genome shotgun sequence, a single window of DNA contains:
- the LOC131162902 gene encoding uncharacterized protein LOC131162902 — MFKQTQKEKVIGNMKRDGEVDPYFSEIRHGTSLNIHHHLLMGVPPIGRVPLQSESSPSSLYSGYFCSSESSSPEEIKYQTPGTHCLNGLWSDSKAPNSRVRTNENEYKMDELNLSENFYRMNVGDGKDCLRSRELRTDVDGFRFRDSSPGGALPCNVENCGALEGLNQNALDYGAFQSSLYRPSVPLYDDRRSALPGTKQGYEERNPIVSKLRENQSVPMYSYPGCYENQINYPMERTKEKGNDYYHRSIQLQNTAMSRPCLNNGFYCSQQLGMDSSMARGVYNSHHLMRSKLALSGKSPLYHCSLLDERTGAISNGGVPLSHSMMKGGRDIEAFDCEDSIIFQGRNLNYVVNKKSDCSRGQKKNSWNEVALQNSREKSSKIDSQSIPLGVCESGQIPRRCFPLLLRPDYSSLAEVQGCMYFIAKDQHGCRFLQKIFEEGNSQDIQAIFEEIIDHIVELMMNPFGNYLVQKLLEVCNEKQRLQIVNIVTKESGELVRISLNTHGTRSVQKLIETLKTRHEISLVISALEPGFLDLIKDLNGNHVVQRCLQCLSSEDNEFIFDAAAKFCVDVATHRHGCCVLQRCIAHSVGKHQEKLVAEISANGLLLAQDAFGNYVVQYIIELKIPSAAANLISLFEGNYVQLSMQKFSSHVVEKCLRCIDESRSRIIHELLSVSHFEQLLQDPYANYVIQSALEVTKGALRASLVEVVRPHTILRTSPYCKRIFSRNLLKK, encoded by the exons ATGTTTAAGCAAACCCAGAAAGAAAAAGTTATAGGAAACATGAAGAGAGATGGAGAAGTGGACCCATACTTCAGTGAGATCCGCCATGGAACATCTCTCAATATTCATCATCATCTCCTTATGGGTGTTCCACCTATTGGTAGAGTTCCTCTGCAATCTGAAAGCTCTCCTTCAAGTCTTTACTCAGGTTATTTTTGTTCTTCTGAAAGTTCTTCACCTGAGGAGATTAAGTATCAAACACCGGGCACACATTGCTTGAATGGATTATGGTCGGACTCCAAGGCACCGAATTCTCGTGTTAGGACGAATGAAAATGAGTATAAGATGGATGAACTTAATTTGTCTGAAAATTTTTACAGAATGAATGTAGGAGATGGAAAGGATTGTTTAAGATCGAGGGAATTAAGAACTGACGTAGATGGGTTCAGGTTTAGGGATTCTTCCCCGGGTGGGGCTCTGCCCTGCAATGTTGAAAACTGTGGTGCATTGGAAGGTCTTAACCAAAATGCTTTAGATTATGGAGCGTTTCAATCTTCTCTCTATAGACCTTCTGTGCCTTTGTATGATGATAGGAGGTCAGCATTGCCCGGGACAAAGCAAGGCTATGAAGAAAGGAATCCAATAGTGTCTAAGCTTCGTGAAAATCAATCCGTTCCTATGTATTCTTACCCTGGTTGCTATGAAAACCAGATAAACTATCCTATggaaagaactaaagagaaaggaAATGACTATTACCATAGGTCAATTCAATTACAGAACACAGCTATGAGTAGACCTTGTCTTAATAATGGGTTCTACTGCTCACAGCAGCTCGGAATGGATTCTAGTATGGCTAGGGGTGTATACAATTCCCATCATTTGATGCGATCCAAGTTGGCATTGAGTGGCAAAAGCCCACTATATCATTGTTCATTGTTGGACGAAAGGACTGGAGCAATCTCAAATGGTGGAGTCCCTCTATCTCATTCGATGATGAAAGGTGGAAGGGATATTGAGGCTTTTGATTGTGAGGATAGCATCATCTTTCAGGGACGAAATCTAAATTATGTTGTTAACAAGAAATCTGATTGTTCTAGAGGCCAGAAGAAGAATTCGTGGAATGAAGTTGCATTGCAAAACTCTAGAGAGAAAAGCTCCAAAATTGATTCTCAGTCCATTCCTCTGGGAGTTTGCGAAAGTGGTCAGATTCCAAGAAGGTGTTTCCCATTGCTTCTGCGACCAGATTATAGTTCCTTAGCTGAGGTCCAAGGTTGTATGTACTTCATAGCAAAGGATCAGCATGGTTGTCGGTTCTTGCAAAAGATTTTTGAGGAGGGAAACAGTCAAGACATCCAAGCTATATTTGAGGAAATTATTGATCATATTGTTGAACTTATGATGAACCCCTTTGGAAATTATCTTGTGCAGAAATTATTGGAAGTTTGCAATGAAAAACAGAGATTGCAGATTGTGAATATAGTGACTAAAGAATCAGGCGAGCTAGTCAGAATCTCTTTAAACACACATGG CACACGCTCGGTGCAAAAGTTAATTGAGACTCTCAAAACTAGGCATGAGATATCATTAGTTATATCAGCACTTGAACCAGGTTTTCTTGATCTCATTAAGGACCTGAACGGAAATCATGTGGTGCAGCGTTGCTTGCAATGCCTTAGCAGTGAAGATAATGAG TTTATTTTTGATGCTGCGGCAAAGTTTTGTGTTGATGTTGCTACTCATCGGCATGGATGTTGTGTTCTCCAACGATGCATAGCTCATTCAGTTGGGAAACATCAAGAAAAGTTGGTTGCTGAAATTTCAGCCAATGGGCTTCTCCTAGCTCAAGATGCTTTTGG AAACTATGTTGTTCAGTATATCATAGAGCTGAAGATCCCGTCCGCTGCTGCCAACTTAATTTCTCTATTTGAAGGGAACTACGTGCAGCTCTCAATGCAAAAATTCAGCAGCCATGTTGTTGAGAAGTGCCTCAGGTGTATTGATGAGAGCCGCTCAAGGATCATTCATGAATTGCTTTCAGTCTCTCACTTTGAACAGTTGCTGCAAGACCCATATGCTAACTATGTCATTCAATCTGCACTTGAAGTTACCAAG GGTGCTCTTCGTGCTTCATTGGTTGAAGTAGTCCGGCCACACACAATCTTGCGCACCAGCCCATATTGCAAGAGGATTTTCTCACGAAACCTCTTGAAAAAGTAA